Proteins encoded together in one Nostoc sp. PCC 7524 window:
- a CDS encoding CBS domain-containing protein, which yields MRAKQIMTQDVATIRGSASVAEAVRLLRLKGLRALIVEPRHSGDAYGIVTVADIAGKVVAYGKDPDKVNVYEIMSKPCIVVDPDLDVEYVARLLTTTNVWCAPVIRGELIGVISVTDIVGKDDFIAKPKLVFLRKELHKAISDARAISANYGPDSKRAIEAWDFVDEIEAEARYYGLPKTEKSSRELFSEQPQSVTPSLQAKVAV from the coding sequence ATGAGAGCCAAACAAATTATGACTCAAGATGTAGCTACTATTCGCGGCTCTGCAAGTGTAGCTGAAGCAGTCAGACTCTTGAGGCTCAAAGGACTGCGTGCGTTGATTGTAGAACCTCGTCATAGTGGTGATGCTTATGGTATCGTGACTGTGGCTGATATCGCAGGCAAGGTTGTTGCTTATGGTAAAGATCCTGACAAAGTTAATGTCTATGAAATTATGAGCAAACCCTGCATCGTTGTCGATCCTGACCTTGATGTAGAATATGTAGCACGGTTATTAACTACCACAAATGTATGGTGTGCGCCTGTTATTCGGGGTGAGTTAATAGGCGTAATTTCTGTTACTGATATTGTCGGCAAGGATGACTTTATTGCTAAACCCAAATTAGTATTCTTGCGTAAAGAACTGCACAAAGCTATCTCAGATGCGCGTGCAATTTCTGCTAACTATGGCCCAGATTCTAAACGAGCCATTGAAGCTTGGGATTTTGTGGATGAAATCGAAGCAGAAGCTCGTTATTATGGCTTACCAAAAACAGAAAAATCTTCCAGAGAGCTATTCTCGGAGCAACCCCAATCTGTTACACCAAGTTTACAGGCTAAAGTTGCTGTTTAG
- a CDS encoding FeoA family protein, whose amino-acid sequence MFAPFSVTGCSLELLKLGEKGIVTFCKTQDKALLKKLTSLGLTTGVTITVEQQFPSLLIKVGSILLEIEQELARAIYVRVLKS is encoded by the coding sequence ATGTTTGCTCCTTTTAGTGTGACTGGCTGCTCATTAGAATTGCTCAAACTGGGAGAAAAAGGCATCGTCACTTTCTGCAAAACTCAAGATAAAGCACTGCTCAAAAAACTCACATCACTAGGTTTAACAACAGGCGTTACCATCACTGTAGAACAACAGTTTCCCTCATTGCTGATCAAAGTAGGAAGTATCTTACTAGAGATAGAACAAGAATTGGCACGTGCAATTTATGTCCGTGTGCTTAAGAGTTGA
- a CDS encoding 2Fe-2S iron-sulfur cluster-binding protein, whose amino-acid sequence MATYQVRLINKKDNLDTTIEIDEDTTILDGAEENGIELPFSCHSGSCSSCVGKVVEGEINQDDQIFLDDEQMGKGFALLCVTYPRSNCTIKTHQEPYLV is encoded by the coding sequence ATGGCAACATATCAAGTTAGATTGATCAACAAAAAAGACAACCTCGACACCACAATTGAAATCGACGAAGATACCACAATTTTGGATGGTGCAGAAGAAAACGGTATTGAATTACCTTTCTCTTGCCATTCAGGTTCTTGCTCTAGCTGTGTAGGTAAAGTCGTCGAAGGTGAAATCAATCAAGATGATCAAATCTTCTTAGATGACGAACAAATGGGTAAAGGGTTTGCTCTATTGTGCGTTACCTATCCTCGTTCTAACTGCACAATCAAAACCCACCAAGAACCATATCTCGTTTAA
- a CDS encoding HesB/IscA family protein → MTVTLTEKAEFRLRAFLRGSAAETDETTTKGVRISVKDGGCSGYEYGMEITSQPQPDDIVIQQGKVPVYVDAKSAPLLEGLVIDFVEGVVESGFKFTNPKATSTCGCGKSFKAGDCSPEGVPCS, encoded by the coding sequence ATGACCGTTACTTTAACAGAAAAAGCAGAATTTCGTCTGCGGGCATTCTTGCGAGGTTCAGCTGCTGAGACTGATGAAACGACTACTAAAGGTGTCCGCATCTCTGTCAAAGACGGTGGTTGCAGTGGCTATGAGTATGGCATGGAAATCACCAGCCAGCCCCAACCAGATGATATCGTTATCCAGCAAGGTAAAGTGCCGGTGTACGTAGATGCCAAAAGTGCGCCTTTATTAGAAGGACTGGTGATTGATTTTGTTGAGGGTGTGGTTGAAAGTGGCTTTAAGTTCACTAACCCCAAAGCAACCAGTACCTGCGGTTGTGGCAAGTCCTTCAAAGCTGGTGATTGTTCCCCCGAAGGCGTACCTTGCAGCTAA
- a CDS encoding HesA/MoeB/ThiF family protein, with protein sequence MINLTPTELERYSRQMMLPNFGEVAQKRLKSATVLVTGVGGLGGTAALYLAVAGVGRLILVRGGDLRMDDMNRQILMTDDWVGKPRVFKAKETLQAINPDIQIEAVHDYITPENVDELVQSADMALDCAHNFTERDLLNAACVRWRKPMVEAAMNGMEAYLTTIIPGVTPCLSCFFPEKPEWDRRGFSVLGAVSGTLACLTALEAIKLITGFSQPLLSQLLTIDFNRMEFAKRRSQRDRSCPVCGNSAPWRYAQSNSMETSSNCTHS encoded by the coding sequence GTGATCAACCTAACGCCTACCGAGTTAGAACGTTATAGTCGCCAAATGATGCTCCCAAACTTTGGCGAAGTAGCTCAGAAGCGTCTGAAGTCAGCGACAGTTTTAGTGACTGGTGTGGGAGGATTAGGCGGTACGGCGGCACTTTACCTAGCAGTAGCGGGCGTTGGGCGGCTAATCCTAGTCCGAGGCGGTGATCTGCGGATGGACGACATGAATCGTCAGATTTTGATGACGGATGATTGGGTAGGTAAACCGAGGGTTTTCAAAGCGAAAGAAACTCTACAGGCGATCAATCCTGATATCCAAATCGAAGCAGTTCACGACTATATCACACCGGAAAATGTAGATGAGTTAGTGCAGTCTGCTGATATGGCTCTAGATTGCGCTCACAATTTTACAGAGCGTGATTTATTGAACGCCGCCTGTGTACGCTGGCGCAAACCAATGGTGGAAGCAGCGATGAACGGGATGGAGGCTTATTTAACCACAATTATTCCTGGTGTGACTCCTTGTTTGTCTTGTTTCTTCCCAGAGAAACCTGAGTGGGATCGGCGTGGTTTTTCTGTGCTGGGTGCGGTGTCTGGGACACTGGCTTGTCTAACAGCACTAGAAGCCATCAAGTTGATTACCGGATTTAGTCAGCCTTTGTTGTCGCAATTACTCACCATTGATTTTAACCGCATGGAATTTGCTAAGAGGCGTTCTCAACGCGATCGCTCTTGTCCAGTATGCGGTAACAGTGCGCCTTGGAGATATGCACAATCTAATTCGATGGAAACAAGTAGTAATTGCACACATAGTTAA
- the nifW gene encoding nitrogenase-stabilizing/protective protein NifW, which produces MTKTIEEFKKLTDAEEYFKFFELDYDPKLVNVNRLHILKKFSQFISEIDSNSELSNEEKLNQYSLALQQAYQTFLESSPQEQKLFKVFKDKPKNVITLTELSSD; this is translated from the coding sequence ATGACTAAAACTATTGAAGAATTCAAAAAACTTACCGATGCAGAAGAATATTTTAAATTCTTTGAATTGGACTACGACCCTAAATTGGTTAATGTCAATCGTTTACATATTCTAAAAAAATTCTCACAATTTATCAGTGAAATTGACAGTAATTCTGAACTGAGCAACGAAGAAAAATTAAATCAATACTCATTAGCATTGCAACAGGCTTATCAGACCTTTTTGGAATCCTCACCCCAAGAACAAAAACTGTTCAAGGTATTTAAAGATAAGCCAAAAAATGTAATTACGCTGACAGAACTCTCTTCTGATTAG
- a CDS encoding CCE_0567 family metalloprotein gives MQVENTSIEELKNKIKRLNSKAGQMKMDLHDLAEGLPTNYTQLMEVAAATYEIYHQLDELKKHLKQLENAK, from the coding sequence ATGCAAGTAGAAAACACCAGCATTGAAGAACTCAAAAATAAAATCAAACGCCTCAACAGCAAAGCCGGACAAATGAAAATGGATTTGCACGACTTAGCAGAAGGCTTACCCACAAATTACACACAATTAATGGAAGTTGCAGCCGCAACTTATGAAATTTATCATCAGCTTGATGAATTAAAGAAACATCTCAAGCAATTGGAGAACGCCAAATGA
- a CDS encoding NifX-associated nitrogen fixation protein, which yields MSAENSVNDPATNVVATSPFLKTLVLQIRGQDTYGIYRNWSDELLLKPFVVPKKKKREISIEGEVDPVTQARIMSFFRAIAARIEQETGLISQVVIDLSHEGFGWALVFSGRLLLTVKTLRDAHRFGFESLEQLAEEGEKFVAKGLDLATRFREVSKI from the coding sequence ATGAGCGCAGAAAATAGTGTCAACGATCCCGCGACAAATGTAGTTGCCACCTCTCCCTTTCTCAAAACATTAGTATTACAAATTCGGGGACAAGACACTTACGGAATTTACCGTAATTGGTCAGATGAACTACTACTAAAACCCTTCGTTGTTCCCAAAAAAAAGAAACGGGAAATTTCCATTGAAGGTGAAGTTGATCCCGTCACCCAAGCGCGAATCATGTCATTCTTCCGCGCCATAGCCGCCAGAATCGAACAAGAAACGGGCTTAATTTCCCAAGTAGTAATCGACCTAAGTCACGAAGGCTTTGGCTGGGCTTTAGTCTTTTCCGGTCGCCTACTACTCACCGTCAAAACCCTCCGCGACGCTCACCGCTTCGGTTTTGAATCCCTAGAACAACTAGCAGAAGAAGGCGAAAAATTCGTAGCCAAAGGACTAGATTTAGCAACCCGCTTCCGCGAAGTCAGCAAAATCTAA
- the nifX gene encoding nitrogen fixation protein NifX, producing the protein MKIAFTTTDHVHINAHFGWAREIDVYEINAEGYQFLETLNFEGDLQQDGNEDKVTPKLEALVDCAIVYVTAIGGTAAAKLIKKGVTPVKARSEQEEIKEILTKLVQTLKGNPPPWLRKALQPKTTNFVDELEDEATV; encoded by the coding sequence GTGAAAATTGCCTTTACAACTACTGACCACGTTCATATTAATGCTCACTTTGGCTGGGCGAGAGAAATTGATGTCTATGAAATTAATGCAGAAGGATATCAATTCTTAGAAACATTAAACTTTGAGGGCGACTTACAACAAGACGGTAACGAAGATAAAGTCACACCAAAACTAGAAGCATTAGTTGACTGCGCCATTGTTTATGTCACAGCTATTGGTGGAACTGCTGCCGCCAAATTAATCAAAAAAGGTGTTACACCAGTTAAGGCTCGTTCTGAACAAGAAGAAATAAAAGAAATCCTGACTAAATTAGTACAAACCCTCAAAGGTAATCCTCCCCCTTGGTTGCGGAAAGCATTGCAACCCAAAACCACAAACTTTGTAGATGAACTAGAAGACGAAGCAACAGTATGA
- the nifN gene encoding nitrogenase iron-molybdenum cofactor biosynthesis protein NifN, with translation MAVVTVPDKSVAVNPLKQSQALGASLAFLGLKGMIPLFHGSQGCTAFAKVVLVRHFREAIPLATTAMTEVTTILGGEENVEQAILTLVEKSNPEIIGLCSTGLTETRGDDIERFLKDIRDRHPELAHIPVVFAPTPDFKGALQDGFAAAVESIVKQIPQAGAIRSEQVTILAGSAFTPGDLQEIKEIVTSFGLTPIFVPDIGASLDGHLEDGFTAITASGTSVAQLKAVGCSAFTIALGESMRGAAKILEERFGIPYEVFSELTGLEPVDEFLQALAILSSNPVPEKYRRQRRQLQDAMLDTHFYFGAKRVSLALEPDLLWSTVRFLQSMGTQIHAAVTTTRSPLLEKLPIKSVTIGDLEDLEELAVGSDLLIGNSNLAAIAKRLSLPHYRLGIPIYDRLGNGLFTKVGYRGSMEVLFGIGNLFLEAEEERVKHLWGLATD, from the coding sequence ATGGCAGTCGTTACTGTTCCCGACAAATCAGTTGCAGTTAATCCTCTCAAGCAAAGTCAGGCTTTGGGTGCGTCGTTGGCTTTTTTAGGATTGAAGGGGATGATTCCTCTGTTCCACGGTTCGCAAGGTTGTACAGCCTTCGCCAAGGTGGTGTTAGTTCGTCACTTTCGGGAAGCGATTCCCCTCGCTACTACGGCGATGACGGAAGTAACGACTATTCTCGGTGGTGAAGAAAACGTAGAACAGGCGATTCTGACCTTAGTTGAGAAATCCAATCCCGAAATTATTGGTTTGTGTAGCACTGGACTCACAGAAACCAGAGGCGATGATATTGAGAGATTCTTAAAGGATATCCGCGATCGCCACCCAGAACTAGCTCACATTCCCGTAGTTTTTGCACCGACACCCGATTTTAAAGGCGCGTTGCAAGATGGTTTTGCGGCGGCTGTGGAAAGCATAGTTAAACAAATTCCCCAAGCTGGTGCGATTAGAAGCGAACAAGTCACAATTCTGGCTGGTTCTGCCTTCACACCAGGGGATTTGCAAGAAATCAAAGAAATTGTCACTTCCTTTGGATTAACCCCCATCTTTGTACCTGACATTGGCGCATCATTAGATGGACATCTAGAAGATGGATTTACTGCCATCACAGCCAGTGGTACGAGTGTGGCGCAACTGAAAGCAGTTGGTTGTTCCGCCTTTACTATCGCCTTGGGTGAAAGTATGCGGGGTGCAGCCAAAATTCTGGAAGAACGGTTTGGCATTCCCTACGAAGTGTTTAGCGAACTCACGGGACTAGAACCAGTAGATGAGTTTTTGCAAGCATTAGCCATTCTTAGCAGCAACCCCGTACCCGAAAAATATCGTCGTCAACGTCGCCAATTGCAAGATGCAATGTTAGACACGCACTTTTACTTTGGTGCGAAGCGAGTATCCTTAGCATTAGAACCGGACTTACTGTGGTCAACAGTGCGCTTTCTGCAATCGATGGGGACGCAAATTCATGCAGCCGTGACCACAACACGCTCCCCCCTGTTAGAAAAACTCCCCATCAAGAGCGTGACTATTGGAGACTTAGAAGACTTAGAAGAATTGGCAGTTGGATCTGACCTGCTGATTGGTAATTCTAACCTAGCTGCGATCGCCAAACGGCTTTCACTTCCTCACTATCGCCTCGGTATACCTATCTATGACCGATTAGGCAATGGCCTCTTCACAAAAGTAGGCTATCGCGGCTCAATGGAAGTCTTATTTGGCATCGGCAATCTATTTTTAGAAGCAGAAGAAGAACGAGTAAAACATTTGTGGGGACTGGCGACTGATTAA
- the nifE gene encoding nitrogenase iron-molybdenum cofactor biosynthesis protein NifE, with protein sequence MNTQRKVNELLNQPGCEHNQEKHGAKKNKSCSQQAQPGAAQGGCAFDGAMIALVPIVDAAHLVHGPIACAGNSWGSRGSLSSGPQLYKMGFTTDMSENDVIFGGEKKLYKAILEIHKRYKPTAVFVYATCVTALIGDDINAVCKTAAEKIGTPVIPVFAPGFIGSKNLGNRFGGEALLDYVVGTAEPEFTTPYDINLIGEYNIAGEMWGVLPLLEKLGIRVLSKITGDARFEEIRYAHRAKLNVMICSRALLNMAKKMEEQYGIPYIEESFYGIDDMNRCLRNIAAKLGDPDLQERTEQLIASEMAALDLALAPYRDRLRGKRVVLYTGGVKSWSIISAAKDLGIEVVATSTRKSTEEDKAKIKKLIGTDGIMLEKGNAKELLQLVKDTQADMLIAGGRNQYTALKARIPFLDINQERHHPYAGYVGMLEMARELYEALYSPIWEQIRKPAPWDEDMGTWANEYTKNQNRVFEGLGIGD encoded by the coding sequence ATGAACACCCAAAGAAAAGTTAATGAGCTGCTTAACCAGCCTGGCTGTGAGCATAATCAAGAGAAACATGGTGCAAAAAAGAATAAGTCTTGTAGTCAACAAGCACAACCTGGGGCGGCTCAAGGGGGTTGTGCTTTTGATGGGGCGATGATTGCGCTTGTGCCTATTGTCGATGCGGCTCATTTGGTTCATGGGCCGATCGCCTGCGCTGGTAATTCTTGGGGTAGTCGTGGTAGTCTCTCTTCTGGCCCACAACTATATAAAATGGGCTTCACTACTGATATGTCAGAAAATGATGTCATCTTCGGTGGTGAGAAGAAGCTATATAAGGCAATTCTGGAAATTCATAAACGCTACAAACCCACTGCGGTATTTGTTTACGCTACTTGTGTGACAGCTTTGATTGGTGATGATATTAATGCTGTTTGCAAAACTGCGGCGGAAAAAATTGGTACTCCTGTTATCCCTGTATTTGCTCCTGGGTTTATTGGTAGTAAGAACTTAGGCAACCGTTTTGGCGGGGAAGCTTTATTAGATTATGTTGTCGGGACAGCAGAACCGGAGTTTACCACCCCCTATGATATAAACTTAATTGGCGAGTACAATATCGCCGGGGAAATGTGGGGAGTCCTGCCGTTACTGGAAAAATTGGGTATTCGCGTCCTGTCGAAAATTACAGGCGATGCTCGATTTGAAGAAATCCGCTATGCCCACCGCGCCAAGCTGAACGTGATGATTTGTTCGCGGGCGTTGCTCAATATGGCGAAAAAGATGGAGGAACAATACGGCATCCCCTACATTGAAGAGTCTTTTTATGGCATCGATGATATGAATCGATGTCTGCGGAATATTGCCGCCAAATTGGGCGACCCTGATTTACAAGAGCGTACCGAACAATTGATTGCGTCTGAGATGGCCGCTCTGGATTTGGCACTTGCTCCTTACCGCGATCGCCTCAGAGGTAAGCGAGTTGTATTATATACAGGTGGTGTTAAGAGTTGGTCGATTATCTCGGCAGCGAAGGACTTAGGCATAGAAGTAGTTGCTACCAGTACAAGAAAGAGTACGGAAGAAGATAAAGCTAAAATCAAGAAGTTGATAGGTACTGATGGCATCATGCTAGAGAAAGGCAACGCCAAAGAACTCCTACAACTGGTAAAAGATACACAAGCAGATATGTTAATTGCTGGTGGTCGTAACCAATACACCGCCCTCAAAGCCCGGATTCCGTTCCTCGATATCAACCAAGAACGTCATCATCCCTACGCTGGTTATGTAGGTATGTTAGAGATGGCGCGGGAACTCTACGAAGCCCTCTACAGCCCGATTTGGGAACAAATCCGTAAACCTGCACCTTGGGATGAAGATATGGGGACATGGGCTAACGAATATACCAAAAATCAAAATCGCGTTTTTGAGGGATTGGGGATTGGGGATTAG
- a CDS encoding Mo-dependent nitrogenase C-terminal domain-containing protein: MSSTHTHHHHPNFHPPNYKKPGAFDVLRPLRRWVDTIPVKNSRFAHLICQVIPCCCPFERNISLFGRTIHIPALCKLNPLYDEFVGLRFRALSYLADECGEDITKYIC, translated from the coding sequence ATGTCATCAACTCACACTCACCATCATCACCCTAACTTTCATCCACCCAACTATAAAAAACCCGGCGCATTTGATGTGCTTCGTCCTTTGCGGCGTTGGGTTGATACTATTCCGGTTAAAAATTCTCGTTTCGCTCATCTCATCTGTCAAGTAATTCCTTGCTGTTGTCCTTTTGAGCGAAACATTAGTTTATTTGGGCGGACTATTCATATTCCCGCACTGTGTAAGCTTAATCCTCTGTATGACGAATTTGTGGGGTTGCGTTTTCGGGCTTTGTCTTATCTGGCTGATGAATGTGGAGAGGATATCACTAAGTATATTTGCTAG
- a CDS encoding replication initiation factor domain-containing protein, which translates to MTLNKNFNHGFSEPLGNSSNLQNPNILIQQSASHNDYDLGENKGTDKTSLNLHDKPLSNSGSDVQSKSPQRTLQAHFDDLVFLVKIPYSKPPSQPLIGSLGWESFVGKNAFKPVSEKRPPCGTDIREVIFRNPQGVEIEQLYSPDKDFEADCTYRYTLPGSYLKSLPLQKLYHALKTLLATPDVKFTRVDLAVDVYNDPRLLKRFLTAYESGNFTGFKKGSIHNSDSFQKGQRVSEGLTVYFGRRESDKLIRVYDKALQLGEGNDHVRYELELRNDNAHNAIKEIIDNYPIDNLEYGIAVLATSDKYIDFIDRSKNKQPCRCPRLKWWNKLLADVKSLNKLYICKQ; encoded by the coding sequence ATGACTTTGAATAAAAATTTTAACCACGGATTTAGTGAACCCTTGGGCAATTCATCAAATCTTCAGAATCCTAACATCTTAATCCAACAATCCGCAAGTCATAACGATTATGACTTAGGGGAAAACAAGGGGACTGATAAAACCTCTCTGAATTTGCACGACAAACCCCTATCTAATAGCGGGTCAGATGTGCAGTCAAAATCCCCACAACGTACACTACAAGCACATTTTGACGATTTAGTTTTTTTAGTAAAAATTCCCTACTCAAAACCCCCTTCTCAGCCTCTAATAGGCTCCCTAGGATGGGAATCTTTTGTAGGTAAAAATGCCTTTAAGCCAGTTAGTGAAAAAAGACCCCCTTGTGGTACTGACATCAGAGAAGTGATTTTTAGAAACCCTCAAGGCGTGGAGATTGAACAGCTTTACTCTCCTGATAAAGACTTTGAAGCAGACTGTACATACCGCTATACGCTTCCAGGGAGCTACTTAAAGTCTTTACCCCTACAAAAGCTCTACCACGCCTTAAAGACGCTTCTAGCTACCCCTGATGTGAAGTTCACAAGAGTAGACCTAGCAGTAGATGTTTACAATGACCCTCGACTGCTAAAGCGGTTTCTCACTGCTTATGAATCTGGTAACTTCACCGGATTCAAAAAAGGTTCTATTCATAACTCAGACAGTTTTCAAAAAGGACAACGTGTTAGTGAGGGTTTAACAGTTTATTTCGGTAGACGTGAAAGCGATAAACTTATCCGAGTTTATGACAAAGCATTGCAGTTAGGAGAAGGTAATGACCACGTTCGTTATGAATTGGAATTACGTAATGATAACGCTCATAATGCAATAAAAGAAATAATAGACAACTACCCTATAGATAACCTTGAGTATGGTATCGCTGTTTTAGCAACGTCTGATAAATACATTGATTTTATAGACAGAAGTAAAAATAAACAGCCTTGTAGATGTCCTCGTTTAAAGTG